The proteins below are encoded in one region of Thioalkalivibrio sp. K90mix:
- the rsmD gene encoding 16S rRNA (guanine(966)-N(2))-methyltransferase RsmD, protein MRIIGGAWRRQWLPVPSVGGLRPTADAQRETLFNWLQPQLPGARVLDLYAGTGALGFEAASRGAREVWLVERDARAAAQLEANRERLGATQVHIRRDDVARLLGQLPEGDPFDVVFLDPPFGQGRVAPALAALAVQGWLSPGARVYAELESEADPSFVQEDGWAIERERVCGQARGLLLARSPAEDDS, encoded by the coding sequence ATCCGCATCATTGGCGGGGCCTGGCGCCGCCAGTGGCTGCCGGTGCCGTCCGTCGGGGGGCTGCGCCCGACTGCGGATGCCCAGCGCGAGACCCTGTTCAACTGGCTGCAGCCGCAGCTGCCGGGTGCGCGAGTACTGGACCTGTACGCCGGCACCGGCGCCCTGGGCTTCGAGGCCGCCTCGCGGGGTGCGCGCGAGGTCTGGCTGGTCGAGCGCGACGCACGGGCGGCGGCCCAGCTCGAGGCCAACCGTGAACGCCTGGGGGCCACCCAGGTGCACATCCGGCGTGACGATGTGGCCCGTTTGCTGGGCCAGCTTCCGGAGGGCGACCCCTTCGATGTCGTGTTTCTCGACCCTCCCTTTGGTCAGGGCCGGGTCGCCCCGGCGCTCGCCGCACTGGCCGTCCAGGGCTGGCTGAGCCCCGGCGCACGCGTCTACGCGGAGCTGGAGTCGGAGGCCGATCCGAGTTTTGTGCAGGAGGACGGCTGGGCGATCGAGCGCGAACGCGTGTGCGGGCAGGCGCGGGGTCTACTGCTTGCGCGCAGTCCCGCCGAGGACGACTCGTGA
- a CDS encoding pitrilysin family protein: MLHAIKKLSRHSLFAGLVLALLAIPVQAVEIERWETDEGLRVLYVEAPDLPMVDLRLTFDGGAARDGDLPGLAMMTSRSLRHGTEEMDASELAERFESVGARFGTSSLRDMAIVSLRTLTEPDWMETAVGTLTDVLSAPAFPEGDFERSRRQALQSLQRERQEPSSVGTRRFYELMYEDHPYGSWPGGEVDTLEAMTRDDARDFFERHYAAGNGALAITGGVSREQAEELAARISAALPRGDAVDPLPPVPMREEPVEERIAFPSEQAHIFMGAPALRRGDEAHFALTLANHALGGGGFTSRLFQEVRSARGLAYSVHSRFQPMAVEGPFVINMQTGVDQTDDAVAVLREQVLRWHAEGVDPEEMEASRENVINSFPLSLASNSDIVSLLGMIGFYGLSDDYLERYVERMQAVELETMNTQLADRLNPEALVTVIVGGQED, translated from the coding sequence ATGCTGCACGCAATCAAGAAGCTCTCGCGCCATTCCCTGTTCGCGGGACTGGTCCTGGCCCTGCTGGCGATCCCGGTGCAGGCGGTGGAGATCGAACGCTGGGAGACCGACGAGGGGCTGCGCGTCCTGTATGTCGAGGCGCCGGACCTGCCGATGGTGGACCTGCGCCTGACCTTCGATGGCGGGGCGGCGCGCGACGGCGACCTGCCCGGGCTGGCGATGATGACCTCCCGCAGCCTGCGTCATGGCACCGAGGAGATGGATGCCTCCGAGCTCGCCGAGCGCTTCGAGTCGGTCGGCGCCCGATTCGGCACCAGCTCCCTGCGCGACATGGCGATCGTCAGCCTGCGCACCCTGACCGAACCGGACTGGATGGAGACGGCGGTCGGCACCCTCACCGACGTGCTGTCTGCGCCCGCCTTTCCCGAGGGCGATTTCGAGCGTAGCCGCCGCCAGGCCCTGCAGTCCCTGCAACGCGAGCGCCAGGAGCCTTCTTCGGTGGGGACCCGTCGCTTCTACGAGCTGATGTACGAAGACCACCCGTATGGCAGCTGGCCGGGCGGCGAGGTCGATACGCTGGAGGCGATGACGCGCGATGACGCCCGGGACTTCTTTGAACGCCACTACGCGGCGGGGAACGGCGCGCTGGCGATCACCGGCGGGGTAAGCCGTGAGCAAGCCGAGGAACTGGCCGCCCGGATTTCGGCGGCGCTGCCCCGTGGCGATGCGGTTGACCCGTTGCCGCCAGTGCCGATGCGCGAGGAGCCGGTGGAGGAGCGCATTGCGTTCCCGTCGGAGCAGGCGCACATCTTCATGGGGGCTCCGGCCCTGCGCCGGGGCGACGAGGCGCACTTCGCTCTGACGCTGGCCAATCATGCCCTGGGCGGGGGTGGCTTTACCTCGCGCCTGTTCCAGGAGGTGCGCAGCGCCCGCGGGCTTGCCTATTCCGTGCACAGCCGCTTCCAGCCGATGGCGGTCGAAGGCCCGTTTGTGATCAATATGCAGACGGGGGTGGACCAGACGGACGATGCGGTCGCGGTCCTGCGCGAGCAGGTCCTGCGCTGGCACGCCGAGGGTGTGGATCCTGAAGAGATGGAGGCCTCGCGCGAGAACGTGATCAACTCGTTCCCCTTGTCGCTCGCTTCCAACAGCGACATCGTCAGCCTGCTTGGCATGATCGGTTTCTACGGACTCTCCGATGACTATCTGGAGCGCTATGTCGAGCGCATGCAGGCGGTGGAGCTGGAGACCATGAACACCCAACTGGCCGACCGTCTCAACCCCGAGGCCCTGGTCACGGTCATTGTCGGTGGCCAGGAAGACTAG
- a CDS encoding pitrilysin family protein: MAVWLISASVVAGELEIESDVVEATLDNGLTVLVLEDRRAPVVANMVWYRVGSADEHSGITGISHMLEHMMFRGSEKYEPGEFSRIVARMGGRENAFTGRDYTGYHQVIGSDHWETVMAMEAERMQHLKLQEDEFRPELRVVQEERRLRVEDQPNSLLREQLMATAFFNHPYGQPVIGWMTDIESYTLEDLQDWYDRYYHPSNAVVVVVGDVDADEVIAAAEKHFGAIPSGNVPEAKPRRETPQAGERRITVQAPAQVPFLMMGWKTPVLNTLDSHEDAYALLVAAGILDSGEASRFARELVRGQELASATSARYSPFARLDDLFMVAAVPTLDTDIESLEQALLDEIDRLAEEPVDGRELERVQARVIASEVFERDSVRAQAFQLGMLETVGVGWRENDRFLERVREVTAEDVQRVVREYLVPERRTVGVLDPQPVDDEEAPAPGPYGAPDLDGGYPEEGH, encoded by the coding sequence ATGGCCGTCTGGCTGATCAGTGCCAGTGTCGTGGCCGGTGAACTGGAGATCGAATCGGATGTGGTGGAAGCCACGCTCGACAACGGTCTGACCGTGCTGGTCCTGGAGGACAGGCGCGCACCGGTGGTGGCCAACATGGTCTGGTATCGCGTCGGCTCGGCCGATGAACACAGCGGCATCACCGGTATATCGCACATGCTGGAACACATGATGTTCCGCGGCTCGGAGAAATACGAGCCGGGCGAGTTCTCGCGGATCGTCGCGCGCATGGGCGGGCGCGAGAACGCCTTTACCGGTCGCGACTATACCGGCTATCACCAGGTGATCGGCTCCGACCACTGGGAGACCGTGATGGCCATGGAGGCCGAGCGCATGCAACACCTGAAGCTGCAGGAGGACGAGTTCCGTCCGGAGCTGCGGGTGGTGCAGGAGGAGCGGCGCCTGCGTGTGGAGGATCAGCCCAACTCCCTGCTGCGCGAGCAACTGATGGCGACGGCTTTTTTCAACCACCCGTACGGCCAGCCCGTGATCGGCTGGATGACCGATATCGAGTCCTACACCCTGGAGGACCTCCAGGACTGGTACGACCGCTACTACCACCCCAGCAACGCGGTGGTCGTGGTCGTCGGCGATGTCGATGCCGACGAGGTGATCGCGGCCGCCGAGAAGCACTTCGGTGCCATCCCCAGCGGCAACGTGCCGGAGGCCAAGCCGCGTCGGGAGACCCCGCAGGCCGGGGAGCGCCGGATTACGGTGCAGGCCCCGGCCCAGGTCCCGTTTCTGATGATGGGCTGGAAGACCCCGGTGCTGAACACGCTGGACTCGCACGAGGACGCCTACGCCCTGCTGGTGGCCGCCGGGATCCTGGACTCGGGCGAGGCCTCGCGCTTCGCGCGCGAGCTGGTCCGGGGGCAGGAACTGGCGAGCGCCACCTCGGCGCGCTACAGCCCGTTCGCTCGGCTGGACGATCTGTTCATGGTCGCCGCCGTGCCGACCTTGGACACGGATATCGAGTCCCTGGAGCAGGCGCTTCTGGACGAGATCGATCGCCTGGCCGAGGAACCCGTGGATGGCCGCGAACTGGAACGTGTGCAGGCGCGGGTAATCGCCTCGGAGGTCTTTGAACGCGATTCCGTGCGTGCCCAGGCCTTCCAGTTGGGCATGCTCGAAACCGTTGGAGTCGGCTGGCGGGAAAATGATCGTTTCCTGGAGCGGGTGCGTGAGGTGACCGCCGAGGACGTCCAGCGCGTGGTACGCGAGTACCTGGTGCCCGAACGTCGCACGGTCGGGGTTCTCGACCCGCAGCCGGTGGATGACGAGGAGGCCCCGGCGCCCGGGCCGTACGGTGCCCCGGATCTCGATGGTGGCTATCCGGAGGAGGGTCACTAA